Genomic DNA from Ictidomys tridecemlineatus isolate mIctTri1 chromosome 6, mIctTri1.hap1, whole genome shotgun sequence:
TCAAGAGCCTGTctctagaaatataaaaaaggtctagggggatgtagctctggggatgtagctcagttggtagagttcttgccttgcatgcaccaggccctgggttcaatccccagcaccacaaaaaaaaaaaaaaaaaagatagagacgtcgctcagtggttaagtacttctagtttcaatcctcagtaccaaaaagaaaagaggaaaaagaaaaatctaagacCAATATCtgtcatgaaaataaatgtaaaattctgaacaaaatttagaaaactgAATCAATGTATAAAAAAGATCATAACCAAGTAGAATTTATATGAATAATACAAGAttgatttaacatttgaaaatcaatctgTATAATTCATCattaataaactataaaaagggtAATAATCTGCATAGATGCAGATTCAGCATTTGAATTCAtttctaataaaaacaaacattcatttctaataaaaacaaatttcatcaggctagaaaaagaggaaacttgCTGGGGAACTTCCTCAAGATTGATAAATTACATCTATAAAAAATACTATaatcagggttggggttgtggttcagtggtggagtgcttgcctagcatgtgtgaggtactggattcaattctcagctctgcacataaataaaggtccattgagaactaaaaaatatttttaaaatactgtattcATAGTTCTCATAATGGTTTACATAGAAAATACTAAGGATTCCAGGATTCTacaaaaaaagtaatataattaaTAAGTACAATTAGCAAGACTGCAAGATAAAGcattaacataagaaaaatcaattgtattctatatattaataacaattagaaaatataccattcaTATTACATCCAAGAAAGATGCACAAGGATATATATATTATGccagtcattcttttctttttttttttttttaaagaatgaattaagaaatgcacggaattttttttttaagagagagtgagagagaatttttttaatatttattttttagttctcggcggacacaacatctttgcttgtatgtggtgctgaggatcgaacccaggccgtacgcatgccaggcgagcgcactactacttgagccacatccccagcccagtcattCTTTTCTTAGGTAAGTATctaaaagaaatggaagcaaaggTTTACAAGTCTTCTTCCTCATATACTTTactgttcatagcagctttatttctGAGACCAGTCTTGAAAATCAGGCTCAGGTACCTGTTCCCCTAGTGTTGAGGATTAAACACCTGAGAAACACTGAGGCAAACATAGAAAgcaaatcttatttaaaatacagaacaaaGAAGGGTGGGGGATGGCAGGAGGGAGTAGACCCCAAGGGAGAGAACTAGGGACTCAGAGCTGATGCCTATGGGAGGGAGTGTGTCTTGCCCCTTTATAGATTTTAGGTTTCTGTTTTTCAAGCCCTCTTCTCTTACCTTgcctgctgtgaccaaaagcaGGAAAACAGCTGCCCAGAGGGTAATCACTTTTTTGGAAAGTGGATCCTTCCCCGTCTGCTGGAGGTGTTAGCAACGGATGGATGAGGAAGGCTATCTATCCATGTCCTTTTTTTGATAATCAGCTACCTGTCATTTGCCCTGGCTCCATTTCTATTAACTGAATAACTGGAAACCAAAAGGTCCTATATTGCtgagtatatttacaccaattgtATAAAtattctcagcaataaaaaggaaggaactaCTGACACATACAACAACGTGGAAGAGTCTCAACCCTGCTGACTGAAATAAGGTAGATAAAAAAATAGTGTATGATGTTTGACTCCATTTATATACTATTCTAGAAGGTGCAAACCAATCTGGTGACAGAAAGCTGATCAGAGAATGAAGCAGTGTGGCACAGGTGAAGCCAGAATCAGGCAGTCAGTACtgataggcaaaaaaaaaaaaaaaaaaaaaactgagtcagGTTGAATCatggaggccaattttgagtgagtccagcAAGTCAGAGACTATCCTCTgaaggattgaaatgttaattatttCAGAGCTCTACTTCCACCCTTATCAaaaacctgcccctgctccagccTGTGGCCAGGGTAACTTGTCTCAGGCATTGCCCCTCTCTAGAGGGAGTCATAgcttgttaattaatgtgtcccgGGCTGCTGGGGCTGCTCGGTCTTACACTTCCCCTttcagcccacctgttttccGCCTTTTGGCCACCCCACTGTGCAgcatttcctgggcctagtcacataggcaggaaggagagggacAAGGGGAAAGGGCCAGAGAACAAAGGATGTTTAAgacataaaaagggcagaacaccttgcttcttgggataccaggatactagctatagcccccttctccctctcagaagtctatgttaccccttttaaaataaaccctgtttTATATGATTGCCTCTgagcttctctaatgttcaaacttcagcaTGTGAGGAAACAGAACTCCTCACCAATAACTCGCGGTATCATAGGGAGGGATAAGAAAGAgtcaagaaacttttttttttttttttttggtaccgggcattgaaccattaagccacatcgtcagcatatatatatatatatatatatatatatatatttagacacagggtctgaattgcttagggcctcgttaggttgctgaagatggctttgaaccggcgatcctgcctcaacctccggagCGGATGGGAACAAGCTTTTGAGGGTGATGGATGTTTATGTGGATTGTTGGAATGGCTTCATGTATGTATACGTGGCAAACCGCAACAATAGTATCGTTTAAAATAACTGATACCGAAAATTCACCTCcataatattgtttaaaaataaatgagtgtatCAGCCCTGcgctggtggtgcacacctgtaatctcagtggctctggaggctgaggcaggagcctcagcaaaagcgaagggctaagcaactcagtgagaccctgtctctaaatcaaatacaaaatggggctggggatgtggcttagttgtcgagtgccccagagttcaacctccagtaccaaataaataaataagtgcgTGGGTCACAATTCATGTTATACACACCTTAATCCTGCAGAATTCATTCTCGCGATTTTTGGTTGACAAAAATCAGTCCAcacaacaattttaaaatgcatggaTTGGGTAACATGGACTTCAGGTTTCTCATTTCCCAACAGTTGTCTGGGCGTGGCTCTATCTCAGGTATTAAAGGACCAGAAACAAGGACCGTGAGCGCTTTTAACTCCGCAGGGACCTTACGTAAGAGCACGCGATCGCTCAGTGCTTGAAACTCCAACCCTCCTTAAAAGCAGTAAAAGCGCGCAATTCCCCTTATGCGAAAGGACCTGAGACACCACATAAGCCGGGGAAATCCAACTTCCATAACCCTGATGCGGTACTAGGAGACCCGGCTAGAAAAGGTGTGGAAGTTAAGATACAGGACATTAGTTCTCCCCCAACTTCCGCCGGAACCATGCATGTGCGCAGGCGCCCACAGTGCCCTCGCTTTCTCGTCCGGCAGGGTACCCATTACATTTTAGGTCCGGACAGCCTGAGGTCAGCTCCGGCTCCAGGACGCACTTCCGCCCTCACTCGGCTGGGCTGCCCCGCGCCTAAGCAATTCGCGGTAAAGTCTCTGCTGGGGCGTGTCCTCAGGGGAGTGGGGTGTGCGGTCTGCGTTTCCCCCTCAGAGGCTGACGGGGCGCGAAAGCTACCTGGTATCAGCCTTCCACTTGCTGTGCAAGCGCCGTCTTTGCGTTCTGCTGGCCCAGCACCTCTCGTTGATAAGGTTGAAGGCTGGGTTTGGGCCTGGAACCAGTGTTAGTCCGCTGGGCGACCTCGAGTTGTGACCGAGACGCTGGACGGAGAGAGTCCGAGAGTTTTGGCTCCGCCCCTTCCGTGCACAGTCCCTGTCCCGCTGGTTTCCGGGCTAACCCGGGCGCCGCGGCCCGCACGATGTAGACCTGAGCCGACGGCCTTCTAACGCTGCCTCTCCCCTCCCCGTGCAGCCCTCGGACCATGCCCGCGGGCGTGCCCATGACCACTTACCTGAAAATGTTCGCGGCTAGCCTCCTGGCCATGTTCGCGGGGGCCGAAGTGGTGCACAGGTACTACCGGCCTGACCTGGTGAGTGGCGGAGGGGCCCTCTTTCCCCCTTGCTGGACCACTCCATGCTcctcacagcagcaaaaaggaCCTTAAGCGAAACTAGGATCCCACCTGCCCCAAGCCTAAAACCCTATGATGGCTTCCAGCTGACCCTAGAGCTATGCATGGCCAGTGAGGTCACGTTGTGGTCCACAGTGTGGTCCCTACCACTACAGGCCATTCCTCCCTGTTCCCTCTGTTGCAGCCACACTGACTtccatgctcctcctccaatGCACCCACCCTATCCCTACCACAGagcctttttttcctctctgatgCTTTTCTTCCAAATCTTGgtgtgatttctttttccttcaaactTAGATCTTATACCAGCcccttggaaggctgaggcaggagaatcgcgaggccctaagcaactcagcgagatcctgtctctaaattataaaggtgggctggggatggggctcagtgattaaaggctcctgagttcaataacAACATCTACAATAAAATCTGAAGATCTTTGCTTATCCCCTCCAGCAATGAGTTCTTTTGGCCAGCTCTGGCAGGATTCTTTCCTCCTGTGCTATTCCACTCAGTCCTTTGTTTCCATAGAGCACTTGTTGCAATTTGCAGTTATTTATTCCTTTGTCCGTTTTCTTGTCGTTGCTTGTTCCACTAGAATGTAAATTCTCCAAAGGAACTGTCCATCTGGTTCTCTTTTGAGAGCTTGGAATGTAGCTGATGACCAGCAAAATTTTGTAGAATGAAGAATAAGTGAATATAGGCATACAAAAGAGGGAGAAGTATAACTTAATGGTAATAAGCATTCATTGAGTTAGGAACAG
This window encodes:
- the Uqcc6 gene encoding ubiquinol-cytochrome c reductase complex assembly factor 6, yielding MPAGVPMTTYLKMFAASLLAMFAGAEVVHRYYRPDLTIPDIPPKPGELKTELLGLKERERIKHEPQISQQ